A stretch of the Candidatus Zixiibacteriota bacterium genome encodes the following:
- a CDS encoding bifunctional riboflavin kinase/FAD synthetase: protein MSLQIINGIQHYSSFEAKTIATIGTFDGVHLGHQAILRHLILAAERQGATPLAITFEPHPRVLVTPGSAPLLLTVWEEKMKLFEKYMEGRLLVLEFNEALMNMTAEEFTRDILLERIKVQKLIVGYDHAFGKNRSGTINDLVQLSRKYSFALEIVDPVIVEGKPISSSRLRRLILENDLSRAIDMLGHHYPIRGKVIRGIGLGRELGFPTANLRVPERKLLPADGVYSCSLELAGRKFDGMMFIGQNYFNPDAGISIEVNIFDFDENLYDKELFCYPETFLRENKKYDSTTQLVEQIKIDKEIVLRIKNEGEKRNVG, encoded by the coding sequence TTGAGTCTGCAGATTATTAATGGCATCCAGCATTATTCCTCCTTCGAGGCAAAGACTATCGCCACGATCGGCACTTTCGACGGGGTACACCTTGGACATCAGGCTATCCTCCGGCATTTGATACTCGCCGCCGAAAGGCAGGGAGCCACTCCTCTTGCAATTACCTTTGAACCGCATCCCCGCGTCCTGGTCACACCCGGAAGCGCTCCTCTCTTGCTTACTGTCTGGGAAGAGAAGATGAAACTGTTCGAGAAATATATGGAGGGACGCCTGCTTGTTCTGGAGTTCAATGAGGCTCTGATGAACATGACGGCCGAGGAATTTACTCGTGACATTCTGCTGGAGCGGATCAAAGTGCAGAAACTCATCGTCGGATACGACCATGCGTTCGGCAAAAATCGATCCGGCACGATCAATGATCTTGTTCAATTGAGCCGCAAGTACTCATTTGCGCTGGAGATTGTCGACCCCGTGATCGTAGAAGGCAAACCGATCTCGTCCTCACGCCTTCGACGCTTGATTCTGGAAAATGATTTGTCCCGTGCCATCGATATGCTCGGGCATCACTACCCCATCCGGGGAAAAGTCATCCGCGGAATCGGCCTCGGACGGGAGCTCGGGTTTCCAACGGCCAACTTGAGAGTCCCCGAGCGAAAGCTTCTGCCCGCCGACGGAGTTTACTCTTGCAGCCTGGAGCTGGCCGGCAGGAAATTTGACGGTATGATGTTTATCGGGCAGAATTATTTCAATCCCGACGCCGGAATCTCTATAGAAGTGAATATATTTGATTTTGATGAGAACCTCTACGACAAGGAATTGTTCTGTTATCCGGAGACTTTCCTGAGGGAGAATAAAAAATATGACAGTACCACCCAGCTGGTGGAACAGATTAAAATTGATAAAGAAATTGTGCTGAGAATAAAGAACGAAGGAGAAAAAAGAAATGTCGGTTAG
- the rpsO gene encoding 30S ribosomal protein S15 has translation MSVSKEKKAAIVGEHQLHSKDTGSPEVQIAILTEDINTLTTHLQAHPKDFHSRRGLLIKVGKRRRLLDYLMDRDIESYRHIISQLNIRR, from the coding sequence ATGTCGGTTAGCAAAGAAAAGAAAGCCGCAATCGTGGGTGAGCATCAGCTTCACAGTAAGGACACCGGTTCGCCGGAAGTCCAGATTGCCATTTTAACCGAAGACATCAACACTCTTACCACGCATTTGCAGGCGCATCCCAAGGACTTTCACAGTCGTCGGGGACTACTCATAAAAGTAGGAAAGAGAAGACGTCTTCTCGACTATTTAATGGATCGTGATATTGAAAGTTACCGTCATATCATATCGCAGTTGAACATCAGACGGTAA